DNA from Pelobacter propionicus DSM 2379:
CCACCAGACCGCCTTCAAGAAGATGCTGGCCTACTCCTCCATCTCCCACGCCGGCTACATGATGTTCGCCCTGGTTGACAACACCGGAGCCAGAACCGAGGCGCTTCTGTACTACGTGGCCGTCTACGCCGTCACCACCATCACCGCCTGCGCCTGCTTCAGCATCTTGAGCGGCGAGGACGACAACCTGGACAACCTGAACGGCATCTTCAGGAAGAAGCCGGTGGCCGCCATCCTGCTTTCCCTGTGCGTACTCTCCCTGGCCGGCATCCCGCCGCTGCCAGGCTTCCTGGCCAAGTTCTTCGTCTTCAAGACCGTCATCGCCTCCGGTCACCTGACCGTCGCCGTCCTGGCCTTCGTTGCCAGCTACATCGGCACCTTCTTCTACCTGGGCGTGGTGCTGCGGATGTTCCGCTCCGACGCCGAAACCGTGGAGCAGCCAGCCAACGCCACCTGCCTCTGCTGGACCTGGGGCGGAGCGCTCCTGGGTACCCTGGCCCTGGCACTGTTCATGCTGCTCCCCAATATCTTCCACTGGGTGATGACGGGATTGTAGGCACTGCAGCTATTCGTAGAGAGCCTGTGAAACACACAGCGCCCCTGTCCGAATCAACGTGCGGACAGGGGCGCTGTTTTTGAACGTCAAGAGGGTGGGTGAAAACGAATGAAAATTGTGTCCTTTAACGTCAATGGCCTGCGCTCGCGCCTCCACCAACTGGAGGCGCTGATCAATGCCCAGCGACCTGAGATCATCGCCCTGCAGGAGACCAAGGTGCGGGACGAGGAGTTTCCCGTGGATGCTGTCCAGTCGCTGGGGTACCACGTTGTCTTCCATGGCCAGAAGACCCACTACGGAGTGGCGTTGCTTTCGCGCCTCCCTCTTCAGGACGTGCAGTTAGGACTGCCGGGCGATGGGGACGAGGCCCAGAAGCGCTTCATCGCCGCAACCATACCCTTAAGTGACGGAACGCCGGTGCGGGTGATCAACGGCTACTTCCCCCAGGGTGAGAACCGCGACCATGCTGTCAAGTTCCCGGCAAAGCAGCGCTTCTACGCCGAACTGCTCGGTCACCTGCAAGGGGAGTGCGATCCCGCCACCCCCCTGGTGGTGCTGGGCGATTTCAACGTGGCTCCCCGGGATATGGACCTTGGTA
Protein-coding regions in this window:
- the xthA gene encoding exodeoxyribonuclease III; translated protein: MKIVSFNVNGLRSRLHQLEALINAQRPEIIALQETKVRDEEFPVDAVQSLGYHVVFHGQKTHYGVALLSRLPLQDVQLGLPGDGDEAQKRFIAATIPLSDGTPVRVINGYFPQGENRDHAVKFPAKQRFYAELLGHLQGECDPATPLVVLGDFNVAPRDMDLGIGTDNVKRWLKSGKCCFLPEERLWFECLIEWGLHDSFRELNPAVADRFSWFDYRSRGFEGEPKRGLRIDHILLTRSLLARCRAAGIDYDIRSMAKPSDHCPVWVEIE